A portion of the Candida dubliniensis CD36 chromosome R, complete sequence genome contains these proteins:
- a CDS encoding killer toxin resistance protein precursor, putative (Similar to S. cerevisiae KRE27;~Protein similar to S. cerevisiae Kre27p, which has a role in resistance to killer toxin; predicted Kex2p substrate) yields the protein MSSSTHQYILYFVGTLILIHSGYSSFEFHKISTHYHTDYRLPPLDIILESVIGIILLLIGSIVSIQNQPFLSINKDTHNKIIKNDSKYLKFIEMKDAVQLSEKVGITDYEEYTSRACFIDINQKRKEYNDWLEKE from the coding sequence ATGTCTTCAAGTACAcatcaatatattttatacTTTGTTGGTACACTTATTTTAATCCATTCTGGTTATtcatcatttgaatttcatAAAATTTCAACTCATTATCATACTGATTATCGATTGCCTCCCTTGGATATAATACTAGAATCAGTAATTGGGATTATTTTATTACTAATTGGTTCAATTGTTTCTATTCAGAATCAACCGTTTTTATCTATTAATAAAGACACGCATAATaagattatcaaaaatgattctaaatatttgaaatttattgaGATGAAAGATGCTGTACAATTGAGTGAAAAAGTTGGAATCACTGATTATGAAGAATACACTAGTAGAGCTTGCTTTATAGATATTAAtcagaaaagaaaggaatATAATGATTGGCTTGAAAAGGAATAG